TCAGTAGCAGCGTTTGTGAGCTGTCTGATCCGTTGTGCGATCTCATAGAGATCACCGTGATCTCTCATTTCGAGTATCTCTTGGACCGTCTGCCCGAGTTCGTCTGATCGGGTTTCAACGACGTCGCGCCGTTCCACAAAATCGTCGATACGGGCTGAAACAAGATCCAAATCGGGCACGGATGCGGACACCTCGCGCACGTCGTCCAGCTTCTTCTCCGCGAGCTCGACCCGCGTCTCCGCGGTCGTCACCACTTTTGACGCGTTGGCAAGTGCGTCGTCGACACTCGTTCGGCGGACGACTCCGTCCTGAGAAACGATCGCGAGTGTCTCCCGCACCGTTCCGGAATCGTCCTTGTCGTCGACCACGATGTCTACTGCCTGTTCGACGGAGAGTCCGTTGAGGTCCGTTCGACTGTCACCATGTTCTGTCTCAGTCATATATCTCGAACGCTACCTGTACTTCGTTAGTGAGACGGTGTTTCATCTCTCCCACACGTGTTGAGCAGACGGCTACTGAAACGGTGGCGATCGCTACTGATCGAACCCAGTGGCGACGGTCATCGGCCGGGCGGCGACTGAGTGTGTTCACGGTGGTGTCATTCCATGGATACCGATTCCGGGACAGCGTCATCGAACACCGCATCGACGCGTTCCGCAATTTCGTCGCGGATAGCGCGGACCTCCTCGATCGGACGTCCATGTGGATCGTCGAGCCCCCAGTCACGGTTCTCGCCGTTCCACGTCGCTGGGCACACGTCCGAGGCCGAACAGCCCATGGTGACGACGAGGTCGATCGCTTGTAGCTCATCGGGGGTCACCTCTCGGGGCGTCCGGTCGCTGATGTCGATGTCCACTTCTGCCATCGCCTCAACGACGATGTCGTGGACGTGATCCGCGGGCTGTGTCCCGCCGGTGACGATCTCGATCCGGTCACCCACGCCGCGTCGGTCGCGTTCCTGCTCGGCAAACGCGGCGGCCATCTGGCTCCGTCCCGCGTTCTGGACGCAGACGAAGGCGATCCGATGGCCCGACTGTTCGCTGTGTTGAGTCACAACTCGTTATGCGGGAGGCACCAGTATAGTCGTTACTTCAAACCGCTATGGAGTGCTATCGAGTGGTATATACTGTGAATTGAAACGGCCCTGATCTATTCATGAGGGTGGTGAGTAAATATAAGGCACGCATCAATCTTATCCTCCGAGATTGTGATATTTGTGAGCGTGAACTGGCACCCGAACCAGCATTGAAAGTTAATATTTAGTTCCGCATGGAAGAACCATGATATTTAGACATATTATAGATAACTGATGATTTTGGTGTCAAAACGATTTTGAAATTACAGGCTCTGTTGAAATCCTATTCTTCAGATATGTTCTCGTCTGAAATAGCCGGTCGCTGAGAGCTGCGTGTTGATTGAGGCGTGAGTTTCCCGTACTGACCGCGACCGGCCCAGAATGAATCACTTGCTGAATATTTCAACAAATCTTCGCATTAAAGTACAAGTGAATAGGATGCTACATCGATAATATGTCCATTAAATCGAAGAAAATAGCAGGCAATATGAGGATCAAACCAGTTCATATTTTGTTAGCTGTCCCCGTTTGGATGGCGATATCGATAGCTGTCCCTTTGGGAACTACCGTGAGTCTTATCATTCTAGCTACATTACTAATATGCTACTTTCTGCTTCGTATTTTAGTTTCGTTAGAACGTTTGCGTTTTGATATGAGAGAGTAGTTGAGCGCGTTGTACGGACCGAGACTGGGTCGGAATATGTCACTTGATGAGGATTTCAACAGAGCCAGTTCTCTCTATCTCGAAGCCGCTCGATTTCATCAGCGACATTCTTGATCTGTTCGTCGGCGCTCTCTGTCGGGATGACGTTCACCTCCCCCGCTTCGGGATCTTCGTGAACGGTTTCAGTCGCCAAGTACGCACCCGTCGCAGCCGGTCGGGATGGGGGTACTGTCCTTGCAGTAGACTCTGTCCTCGAAAATGAGACGTAGTCAGTAATTGGTCCCGGCTCGATCCATGTCCGCCGAACACTCGCGTTCTCTTCTGCTACACATACGAGCTCCAACCCATCCGCCACGGTAGCAAGATAGCGACGGTCAAGCGGCAGGAACTCCTCAAACTCGACGGCGAGGACTGCCTCGACATCGACTACGTCATCTCGTTTCTCGGTCTCCGACAGCGCCGCATTCGCCTCAGTGATTAGCTGGCCCCGTTCTAGGTGGTTATGGCCGTCGAGCCATTCGTGGAACGCTTCGACGAGTTCCGCAACTTCAACTAGCTCTGGCGTCTTCTCGAAGGAAACATCCTGCCACGTGGCAGTTTCCATGAGCTGGGCGATATCACTCAGGAAGGAGGGTTGTTCGGCTGCACGCTGGAAATGCTCACTGTCCCACTCTTGCTCTTCGAGGAACCGATGGACGAGCTCGCGCCGCATCGCGTCTGAGAGAATCGCTCGGTTATCGGTCTGGTTCACGACATCGGTCGCTTGCACGACCAGGGACGTGACACGTGGGACAGCTGATCCGGGTGCTATGTCTTTGAGTTCCTCTCGAAACGTCTCCATGCTCGTCGGAGACCCAGTGATGACGAGGATGTCTTCTGGATTATATTCCTTGAGAAGGGCCTGATACTGCTCAGTTGCTGTTGACCTGGGCTCTCCAGTGCCGAATGGAACCGTAATGAGCGTCCCGTCGAAATGCTGGACCTCAGACACACTTATCGTCCCCCGCAGCCACCAGTTGTTCCTTTGTGGATCGGAGGCTGGCCCAGTATCTCCTTGTCTGAGAGCCTGCTGCTGATTTGTAGGGTAAGTCGAAAACGAATCTAGGCAATCGGGGACATATCATATTGAGGGTCCTCACAGTCCACCTACAAGAACGTTGGTGCTACGCTAAAACCGAAATTTGCTTCATCAGGATGCTACATATTTATACTATGCCGGGGTCAAGTTCCTCTATGACAGACCCATCTGACGGTTCTGATTTCATCGCAGACGCTGAATGGCATAACGAATGGTGGGATACAGGCAATGGTTCGCTATCTGAGTTAGAGCAAACCGCTTCTCTAGACCCCAGATCAGACTTACTCAAAGTACTGCAGTCCATTGATGACGAGCGAGAAGACGGTACTGAGTGTCTCGTGTATCCCATTTACGGACCGACCGGAATCGGCAAAACAACGCTTCTTCAGCAATTCATCGCTGCAATCCTTGATTCAGACACCGTTGACTTCTCTCCCAGCCATCGTGATTTAGATATCGTCGGCTCCGTTGATTCACGCCAGATCCTCTATGTCCCTCTTGAGGATTCTCTCTACCATCTCGAACCTTCAAGCAGTGCTGTGGAAAAACTCGAAAACGTTATCGACTATTTCCGCTCTCACGTCGCTCCACGTCGAGGTCGTAAGTACATCATCCTCGACAATATCGGGGCTCTGCGACTCGATGAAGATGAACAGAGTGCTCTTCTAGACTTGGTCGATGATGATACCTATCTACTGCTGACCGGAATTGTAGAATCCCAGGTCGACTTGAGTGGGATCTCGGCTTCGAGCGAGCCCAAAATCAAGTATCCTCGTGCGATGCTACCGATGAAGTTCATCGACACCATCAAGCAAGGGGCATATGATGACTCTGCGTTACTCGAGACAGACCCTGATTTTGCTCTTCGTGTGGAGTCCGATCAAACGAGGAGTATGGACGGTGAGGCCCTGATAAAGGATGTCCGGAGTAATTTGTCTGAATCGGAAAACTTGGATGACGCGGTCGCGTCGTTGAATCAGCTTTACTTTGAAGCCTTCTCCGACGTTGAGCGAGATGGCCTGTATGAGGCCGCTCGTGAGTACCTGCAGAAAGGGGGAATCTTCCTACGTGCTACGGAAACCCCGGTCAAAAACGAACTCATTCGATCTCATCTCCTCCTGTATCTCTACAAGGAACTCGCAGAGTATGAATCGATTCAACGACCTGAGAATCTCCATCGAATCGCTTCATTAGCTGCGAGCCAAGCTGGGAATGAGCTTCGATATACCGACATCAGCGACCAGCTGGAAGTCGATCGGCGGACTGTCGATTCGTACCTGTCCGTGCTGGATGACGGACTCTCCGTTTCGGAATCCCACGACTTCTCACTTCAACGCCACCGCCGTACTCGACTCTATCTCCGGAATCCGCGCCACGTTGTACTTCTGTCCCAACGTCAGGAACACCACGGGTTCGAGACATACGAGAAGACGCGATCGCTCAATCACGAGTTCGAGTACAAGTTAGCTCGAACCGTCGCGTTCGACCATGCTAAGCGACTGGCATGGAGGGTTGGCGGCTCAGGTGATGAGGATCCCCAGGTTGAATACTTCGAGACTGAGGCGGGGACAGTCGACTACATCCTCCACAATGAGGATGGGGTAGTTGTCCCGTTCGTTCTCTCCTATCATCCACACGCAGGGAATGCCGATGAAATCGCAGTAGAATTCGATCCCACTGTCGGGAAGCATCCAGTACCCGGGGAAGAGGAGCTTCTCGATCTCGATTACGAAGCTCCCTACCGGTTCATCATTGCTGATAGCCTTCCAAAGGAAGTGACTCGAACCGGGTCACTCGTTGTGGAACGGGATGGCGTCGACCTCTGTTACATTCCTTACTGGCTGTTCCTCCTCATCTGCTAACCATGAGATGGACCATCCCAGAACTGAACGGGAATTTTTACAACGGCTGGCCAGAAAGACCGCGACATAGCCTCATGCGGATGGTCAAATATGATACGGAAGACGGATTTGACGCACGGCCATCCAACAAGAACAGTGGGATTGCGGTCCTCGATGCATGGCAGTTTGATCAATCCCTCCAGTCACGAACCTAATCATGTCTACGCAAACTACACGAGACGGAAATCGAGAACAGCTTCAGGAATTGCTACGGGATCTCTTCCAGTTCGACGCTGCCGATCTCGACTTTGGTATCTACCGCATATTGAACCAGCGTCGAGACCGTATTGAACAGTTCATCGAAGAAGATCTCCTCGACTCCGTCGATGAGAGTCTCGAGTCTCTGGCCGACGCGAAGCGCGCGGAGATCGAAGAGGAGCTCGAAGAGAAAGCCCCAGAACTGCGTCAGGACTGGGATGACGATATCTTCAATCCCGATGGGTCGCTGAAGGACCAGTACACAAACCTCGGACAGAAAGACCTCGAAGAGTACCAGGACCTCTATGAGACGCGGGAAGATGTCGCCGTCGCTGAGGAGACGGAATCCCGTATCTTCAACGACTTATACCGGTTCTTCTCTCGGTACTACGAGGACGGAGACTTTCACACCAAGCGCCGTATCTCCTCGAAGGACTCGAAGTACTACGTCCCGTACAACGGAGAGGAGACGTACTTCCACTGGGCGAACAACGACCAGTACTACGTCAAAACGGGCGAGCACTTCACCGATTACCGGTTCGAGGCCAACGAGTGGACCGTCGAGTTCCGTTTAGAGGAAGCGGATGTGCCGCAGGACAACGTTAAGGGGGACAGCCGATACTTTGTGCTCGGCCGTGGCGACCCGGTTTCGACGGACGCTGACGAGCAGACGGTGACAAT
This genomic stretch from Halorubrum lacusprofundi ATCC 49239 harbors:
- a CDS encoding DUF4143 domain-containing protein, giving the protein MTDPSDGSDFIADAEWHNEWWDTGNGSLSELEQTASLDPRSDLLKVLQSIDDEREDGTECLVYPIYGPTGIGKTTLLQQFIAAILDSDTVDFSPSHRDLDIVGSVDSRQILYVPLEDSLYHLEPSSSAVEKLENVIDYFRSHVAPRRGRKYIILDNIGALRLDEDEQSALLDLVDDDTYLLLTGIVESQVDLSGISASSEPKIKYPRAMLPMKFIDTIKQGAYDDSALLETDPDFALRVESDQTRSMDGEALIKDVRSNLSESENLDDAVASLNQLYFEAFSDVERDGLYEAAREYLQKGGIFLRATETPVKNELIRSHLLLYLYKELAEYESIQRPENLHRIASLAASQAGNELRYTDISDQLEVDRRTVDSYLSVLDDGLSVSESHDFSLQRHRRTRLYLRNPRHVVLLSQRQEHHGFETYEKTRSLNHEFEYKLARTVAFDHAKRLAWRVGGSGDEDPQVEYFETEAGTVDYILHNEDGVVVPFVLSYHPHAGNADEIAVEFDPTVGKHPVPGEEELLDLDYEAPYRFIIADSLPKEVTRTGSLVVERDGVDLCYIPYWLFLLIC
- a CDS encoding ArsC family transcriptional regulator; this encodes MAAAFAEQERDRRGVGDRIEIVTGGTQPADHVHDIVVEAMAEVDIDISDRTPREVTPDELQAIDLVVTMGCSASDVCPATWNGENRDWGLDDPHGRPIEEVRAIRDEIAERVDAVFDDAVPESVSME